Genomic DNA from Lutibacter sp. A80:
TAGTTCAATAACCGGTTTTTTATGGGTTTTAGGACTTATTTTTTTAGTAGTTTCCTATAAAAAACAAACACTCATAAAAATAGCACATTTGTTATTTTTGTTGGGCTGGGCAATGTTAATAACCTTTGTAGTAAAATTGTGGATAGAACTCGATCGTCCGCCAATGCGAACCTTGGGAGAAACTCGCTTATGGTATGCTACATTTTTACCTTTAATTGGTTTTATAACTTATATACGTTGGAAATATAAATGGTTTTTAGCATACAGTATTTTAATGGCAGCAATGTTTTTAGCTATTAATTATTTAAACCCAGAAACATACTCTAAAACATTAATGCCAGCGTTACAAAGTCCGTGGTTTATTCCACATGTATTGGTATATTTATTTTCTTATGCCGTGTTAGCAGCTTCAAGTATTGTAGCCATAAAAGGTTGGTACGATAGTTACAAAGGAAATTTTAATATAGAAACCTTAAAATTAGCCGATAACTTAGTGTACATTGGTTTTGCTTTTTTAACCTTAGGATTGCTTTTTGGAGCTTTATGGGCAAAAGAAGCTTGGGGTCATTATTGGACTTGGGATCCAAAGGAAGTTTGGGCATTTTTAACTTGGATGGGTTATTTAATTTACATTCATTACCGTCATTTTCATAATCATAAAACAAAACAAGCGCTAACTATTTTAGCACTTGCTTTTGTTGTTTTATTAGTATGTTGGTTTGGTGTAAATTATTTGCCAGTTGCAAACACCAGTGTACATACATATACAAATTAGTTTAAAAGATAATTAATGCTATTTTAATTCCATTTAAAATCTCCTTTATCGATAGACCAATCATTTCCAAAAAATCCTGCACATTTTACAGCTTTATCTCCATTGGAAATTACTGTATTGTCGAATAATAGTACATCTGGAAACGTTGTACCATTTACTAAATAGTTATTAGCATACGTAGCTTTCATACCATTAGTTCCGGTTGCAGTTACTATACCAATACTTGCAAAATCGCTATCAGTTCTTGGTACTGTAAAATATAATCCCCATTGGTTTCCAGTTAATTTTTTGGTACCAATAGTTACCAAATTATCTTCTACTTGAATAGGGCTATTTTTAAGTAATTTATTCCAAGCAGCATTATTGCTTTTATTTCCGTAAATAATGATGTTTCTATCTGTGTATTTTTTAGGATTAAAGTCGGTATCTTTTATAACTTCAATTGTACCATTTGCTCTATACCAGAATGTTTCTGCATCAAATTTTGCTTTATTATAATACCATTCGTTTTCAAGAGTTGACCCTTTTGTTGCGTATACAAATACAACATTATGTCTAAAAGCATCTTTAAAACCACCATTTCTATGTGGTCCTTTTTCTTGTAATGAAGGTTTATTTACAATGCTCCATTCATTATTTTTAGCTGTTAAAAACACTTTTGAATTGGAGTTTACATTAAAAGTTGTTCCATCTACAGAAATGTTGGTAATAGTATCGCTTAATTTAGTTAAATCAACTTCTAATAATTCAACATTATCAGTATCAATTTTAAATGAATTTTCTTTTGAAAAATTAAAAGAACTTACTTCAAAAGGCTTTTTTTGTTGATGGATAGTAATAAAATTAGATGTTGCAGAAACTCCTGGAGAACCTGTATAAAATTCTAGGTTTTTAATTTCGTTTGGATTTTTTAGTGTACGTTCTTTAAAAAAGTTAAATATTTTATACCAATCTAAACTGTGGTTTCCGTACCAGTGTGTTCCATCAGGATATTCATAATAAGTAAAATCGTTATGAAATTTACCCAAACGTTCTCTCATATCACGTGCAATAAAAGTTGGTACAACATTGTCTTTTTCTCCGTGTAAAACGTAAACACCGTAATGTAAATAGTTACGTATTAATTTTAATGTTCGGCTTGGAGTTCCAGCTCTTTTCATTAATTTTTCAACTTCTGTTGGTATGTAAGGAGTTTTTATTTTGGCAACAACTTCAGGAGTCATTCCTCTTTTAGTTAACTCCTCTTGTGGTAATTCTAAGGTTTTCTTTAAAAAACTATCGCGGTACAATAATAAGTCTGGATAACCAGCACACGGAGCAATAGACGCAAATTTATCGGGATATGTAGCACCTAAATACCAAGTTCCGTGTCCACCCATTGAGTGACCTGTTAAATAAATTTTTGAAGGATCTGGTTGATAAATATTTTTAGCATCAGCTAAAACTTCTAAAGCATCTAATCTTCCCCAATCTTCCCAAGCAAAACCAAATGGTCTTCTGTTAGTTGGTGCAATTACATTTCCCCAATCTTTTTTTTCATAAGCATTAGCTTGGTTTACAGCTTCTACAGAAGCACCGTGTACTGAAAGAAATAACGCTTGTTTTTCTAAATTTTTATCGGTTGAAGGTGCAACACTATAATATTGAACGCTTCCATCTATGCTACTTATAAATGTTTTTTTATGATGTTTGTGTTTTGTTTTAATTGCTAGTTTAACTGTTTGATTAGAAATAACTTGACTTTTATTGTCTTTAAGTTCTAGTTGTAAATCTACTTGTTCTAAAGGTGTTTCTTTTGAAACTGAAGCAATAGAAAAAGGAACTTTAAGCACACTCATTGGAGGAATTGCTATTACTTTTGATTCTTTTTGAGTTCCTAATAAATTAGAAGATATTGTATAATTTTCAACCCAGTTATTAGATGCGTTTATTACTCTAATTGCTCCTTTATAATCTTTGGTTTCCTCTACTAAAATATCTGGCATTGTAAGGTCTCTTGATGTAAATTGAACAGGTTTTTGAGGTTCAATTAAACGCGCTCTAATACGAGGAAAACGACCAACTTTTAAAATAAAAGTATTGGTTCCTTTTTTTAGTTTAAGAGGAATTAAATTCCAACCAAAATCGTAATGATCACCTTCGTGTGGCAATCCATTTATCAATAGCATTGTATGTCCAGAAGCTTCAAAAAGAACAGTTTTTTCTGAGTTAGATTTATAGGTTAAATAAACATAACTAGATTTTAAATCTTTATTACTAAATGTATTTGTCTCATCAGTTGAAATGGCTTCCCATTTTAATTCATTTCCTAGATAATCAATATCAAAAACTTCATTTTCTGAAACTTTTAAAGTAGGATTCATTAAAAATTTATCAAAAACAGGTTCTTTTGGAAAAGAAGAAGAATTAAAAGTGAAATCTTGAATTTTTAAGGAAAGTCCGTTTTTAAATACGTGTAGTAATTTTCCTTCACTAATTTCATTTACTTTTTCTTTGCCAAAATATTCTACAATATTTCCTGTTTTTTGTTGGGCAAATTGTACGGTGGTAATTAAAAGAATCAAAACAAAGCTTGAAACTTTTTTGTAATTTTTTAGTTGCATTTTTAAAGTTTACGATTTTATTAGAAAACTTAAATATGCAATTATTACATAGAATTTTAAAAAAATATAGACAAATAGCGTTAAATTTTGGCTAAAGGAAGCTTTTTAACGCTAATAATTGTAAAATAAATTTTTAAAAAGGGACTTATTCTTTATACATTTTATCAATAAGCTGTTTGTATTTTTTCTGAATTACTTTACGTTTTAGTTTTAAAGTTGCTGTAATTTCACCAGCTTCTATACTAAACTCTTTAGGTAGTAAAGTTATTTTTTTAATTTTTTCAAAAACAGAAAATTCTTTTTGTAACTCTTCAACACGTTTATCAATCATATCTTTTATTTGATTATGACTAATTAAATCTTCAATGTCTTTAAAGGTAATTTTATGCTCTAATGCATATTTTTTTAAGTTTTCGAAACTTGGTACGGCTAAGGCAGTAACATATTTTTGTTCATCACCAATAACTGCAATTTGTTCAATAAAAGAATCGTTTATTAGTGCAGTTTCTAGTTTTTGAGGCGCAATATATTTTCCTCCAGAAGTTTTCATTAGATCTTTTATTCTATCTGTAATTGTAAGATTTCCTTCGGCATCCATTTTACCAGCATCACCAGTTTTAAACCATCCGTCTTCGGTAAAAACTTCGGCAGTTGCTTTTGGTTTTTTGTAATAACCACGCATAACACCAGGTCCTTTTACTAAAATTTCATTGTTTTCACCAATTTTAATTTGAGTACCTTTAATTGGTTTTCCTGCAGAATTAAATTTGTAATTTTTATAACCGAATAAAGAAACAGTTGCGGTAGTTTCTGTTAAACCATATCCACATTTAATATTTAAACCAAAAGAATAGAAAAAAGAAACTAAATCAGCTGCTAAAGGCGCACCTCCACTTGGCATAAATTTTATACGTCCACCAAAAACATCTCTAAGTTTACTTAAAACTAATTTATCGGCTATTTTAAATTTTAATTTTAGGGCTAATGGTATTTTTTTATCAAACCGTCTGTATTTATTGTGATATGTATTTCCAATACCCAAAGCCCAACTAGCTAATTTCATTTTTGTTGGTGAGGCTTCTTTTCTTTTTTCTTGAATAGCAGCAAATATTTTTTCAAAAATACGAGGTACAGTACACATTACTGTAGGTTTAACTTCTTTTAAAACATCTGCTATTTTTTTAGGATCTTGGTTAAAATAAACTTCCATACCTATGTGTAAGCAGAAAAATAACCAACTGCGTTCATAAACATGACTTAATGGTAGAAAGCTTAAAGAAATGTCTGTATCGTCAACATCTACAAGTTCATAGGCATGTGCTTTTAATGAGTTTGAAAAATTGTTATGATCTAGCATAACACCTTTAGGTTCTCCAGTAGTACCAGAAGTGTATATTATACTTGCCAAGTCATCTAAATCTAACTCATATTCTCTTTTTTGACGCTCAATTTCAACTGCTTCTGTAAAGTTTTGCTGAGTAAAATCTTTAAAATAAACAGCGTTATCTGTACTTTTAAATTTAACAGTTGGAGTTAAAGCAACAATTAATTTTAAGTACTTGTTGGTTTTAGAAATTTCATAAGCTTTATTGTATTCCTCTTGATCTCCAACAAAAATTAAAGGTATTTCGGCATCATTTATAATGTATTCTGTTTCTTTTTTAGAATTGGTAGCATAAATAGGAACTGTAACTGCTCTAATACTCATAATACCTAAATCAGAAATAACCCATTCTGGCATATTTTGAGAAAAAATTGCAATGTGTTCTTGTTCTTTAATCCCGTAATTTATTAGTGCTTTGGAAACTTGTTGAATTTGATTTTCAAAGCTTTCCCAAGAAATTCCTATCCATTTCTTACTAATTGCATCTTTATAACGTATTGCATTTTTTGCACCATATTTTTGTGCATTATTTTTAATTTCAATACTCAGATGTTTGTAACTCATAATTTATTAATTTTCTTTGCCGTAATTTATTAAATTACTTATTAAAGGCGTGCAAATTTAATAATATTTTAATTGTTGTAACATGTTTAAGGTTACATAAGCTGTTATTTAACGTTATTTAACACTCATTTTCAAGGTGTTTTGCTTATTAAAAAAAAGCGTTGAGTGCTTAAAATCAATTTAATACATATTAATTTAGAGTTAATTTTTACATTTTTAAAGCTAGAATCAAATTTTAACACTTCTAAAAGTAAACGGAGTGCTTAAAAAAAATATGATTACTTATAAAACTAGTTGCTAAATCACTAAATTTGCACAGTCTTTTAAAAAAAATTAAAATGTATAGAACACATTCAAACGGAGAATTAAGATTAGAAAATGTTGGTCAAGAAGTTACTTTGGCCGGATGGGTACAAAAAACCCGAGATAAAGGATTTATGATTTGGGTTGATTTACGTGACCGTTATGGAATTACACAGTTAATTTTTGATGCTGACCGTACTTCAAAAGAAATGGTTGAAGAAGCTAAAACACTAGGACGTGAATTTGTAATTCAGGTTAAAGGTGAAGTAATTGAACGTGTATCAAAAAATAAAAATATACCAACAGGTGCTATTGAAATTCTAGTAAAAGAATTAACAATTTTAAATAAATCTATAGTTCCTCCTTTTACTATTGAAGATGAAACTGATGGTGGTGATGAGTTAAGAATGCAATATCGTTACCTTGATATTAGAAGAAACCCGGTAAAAAATAACTTAATTTTTAGAAGTAAAATCGCCATTGAAACTAGAAAATATTTATCCGATGAAGGTTTTATTGAAGTTGAAACTCCAGTTTTAATTAAATCTACTCCAGAAGGAGCACGTGATTTTGTAGTGCCAAGTAGAATGAATGAAGGTCAGTTTTATGCATTGCCACAATCTCCTCAAACTTTTAAGCAATTGCTAATGGTTGGTGGACTAGATAAGTATTTTCAAATTGTAAAATGCTTTAGAGATGAAGATTTACGAGCAGACAGACAACCAGAATTTACACAAATAGACTGTGAAATGGCGTTTGTAGAACAAGAAGATATTTTAAATACGTTTGAAGGACTTACTCGTTATTTATTAAAAGAAGTAAATGGTGTTGAAGTTGATAAATTTCCTAGAATGACCTATGAAGAGGCCATGAAAAAATATGGAAATGATAAACCAGATATTCGTTTTGGAATGGAATTTGGCGAATTAAATGAAGTAGCACAACATAAAGAATTTGGTGTTTTTAATAATGCAGAATTAGTTGTTGGTATTGCCGTTCCTGGTGCAGCAAGTTATACACGTAAAGAAATAGATAAATTAATTGAATGGGTAAAAAGACCTCAAGTAGGAGCCCTAGGTATGGTTTATGCCAAATATAATGAAGATGGAACGTTTAAATCTTCTGTAGATAAATTTTACGACCAAGAAGATTTAGCAAAATGGGCAGAAGTTACCGGTGCAAAACCAGGAGATTTAATTTGTGTTTTAAGTGGTGTTGCAGATAAAGTAAGAACACAATTAAGTGCCTTACGTATGGAATTGGCAGAGCGTTTAGGTTTACGTAAACCAAATGAATTTGCTCCGCTATGGGTAGTTGATTTTCCTTTATTAGAATGGGATGAAGAAACAAATCGTTACCATGCAATGCACCATCCTTTTACTTCACCAAAACCTGAAGATTTACACTTATTAGATACAGATCCAGGAAAAGTAAGAGCAAATGCTTATGATATGGTATTAAATGGAAACGAAATTGGAGGAGGTTCAATTCGTATTCACGATAAAAATACACAAGCATTAATGTTTGATCATCTAGGTTTTACACCAGAACAAGCAAAAGAACAATTTGGCTTTTTAATGAATGCATTTGAATATGGAGCACCTCCTCACGGTGGTTTAGCTTTTGGATTAGATAGATTGGTTGCTATTTTAGGCGGACAAGAAACTATTAGAGATTTTATTGCATTCCCTAAAAACAATAGTGGACGAGATATAATGATAGACGCTCCATCTAAAATTGATGATGAACAACTTAAAGAGTTATGTTTAAAATTAGATTTAAAATAATCTATTAAAAATAAAATTTAAAAAAGTCACTACTTCATATTTTAAAAATTGAAAAGTGACTTTTTTTGGTTTTAGCCATTTCAATGGTTAATCTTATAAAATAATTTAATAATTAAAAAAATTGAAAGCGCATCTTAAAAGTTTTTTGTCCTTAATGTTATTGTACAAAGTTGCTTTTTATTTAACACTTTTAGGAATATTTGTTTTAATTTTTGATTTTGGTTTTGATCAAACAATTAGTGTGCAAAGAGTAATAAATGCGTTGTATTTAATAATTTTAAGCATAGGGATATTAACCACTAGTATACGATACTTAACACAAAGAAAAACGATACAAACTAAAGTTTGGCTTTTTGATTTTATAAGTATTTTAATTACCGTTTTTGTAATTTATATTCATTTTTTTTCTCAAGAAGCGCATCGTCATATTACATTTTTATATAATGATAATTGGATTAAATTAACTATTATTTTAACCTTTATTAGGGAGTTTTCAGAGCAAAACATTAATTATAAACGCACGTTATTAAATCCTGCACAGTTATTTATTGTAAGTTTTTTAGCTATTATTTTTTTAGGAGCACTTTTATTAATGCTTCCTAATGCAACTTATTCGGGTATTTCTTTTATAAATGCGTTATTTACATCAACTAGTGCAGTTTGTGTAACTGGACTTATAGTTGTTGATACTAGTAGTTATTTTACCCAATTTGGACAAACAATATTGCTTATTTTAATACAAGCTGGTGGAATTGGTATTTTAACATTTGCAAGTTATTTTAGTTACTTCTTTAGAGGCGTTTCATCGTATGAAAATCAATTGATTTTAAGCGATATGACAAATTCAGATAAAATTGGAGAAGTTTTTAATACCTTAAGAAGAATTATTGTAATTACTTTTACAATTGAAATAATAGGAGCACTATTAATTTTCTTTAGTTTAAATTCTGAATTGTTTAATGGGATTGTGGATCAGGTGTTTTTTGCATTTTTTCACGCTATTTCTGCATTTTGCAATGCCGGATTTTCAACCTTGCAAAATGGTTTGTATGAAAGCAGCTTTAGATTTAACTACTTATTACAATTTTTACTTATTCTACTTCTAATTTTAGGAGGTTTAGGATTCCCTATTTTGGTAAATATTTTAAAATATTCTAAATATTATTTAACCAGAAAAATATTTGGTGTAAAACATTGGAAAAAACAATATAAGCCTTGGGTGTTAAGTTTAAATAGTAGAATTACATTAATTACAGCATTTTCATTATTGGCTTTCGGAACAATATCATTCTACATTACCGAATATAATAATTCACTTGTAGAACATCATGGAATAGGAAAATTTATAACAGCTTTATTTGGATCTGCAACACCAAGAACTGCGGGTTTTAATACTGTAGATATGGCTACATTAAGTTTGCCAACAATTTTAGTTACAATGTTTTTAATGTGGGTTGGAGCTTCACCTGCATCAACAGGTGGAGGTATAAAAACTAGTACTTTTGCCATTGCAACACTTAATTTTATAAGTTTAGCAAAGGGTAAATCAAGAATTGAGATTTATAGAAGAGAAATTTCAGATTCTTCGGTAAGAAGAGCTTTTGCTATAATTTCTTTATCGTTAATTGTTATTGGAATAGGTATTATCGCTATTTTAATTTTTGATCCAGAAATAAGCCCCTTAAATGTTGCCTTTGAATGCTTTTCAGCATACAGTACTGTTGGTTTAAGTTTAGGAATTACGGCAGCATTAAGCGATCCAAGTAAACTTATTTTAATTACAATAATGTTTATAGGTAGAGTAAGTATGTTGTCAATTTTAATTGCTGTATTTAAAAAAGTAAAACATAAAAATTATCGGTATCCAACCGAAGAAATTACAATTAACTAATTAAAAAATATAGATATGAAATTTTTAATAGTAGGTCTAGGAAATTTTGGTGCTTCGTTAGCAGAAAAATTAACAAATCAGGGTAATGAAGTTATTGGAATAGACTCTAGTATGGCAAGAGTAGATGCTTTAAAAGAAAAAATTTCACATACTATCTGTATGAATGCAACTGATGAATATACAGTTTCTGGTTTACCTTTAAAAGACACCGATGTTGTAATTGTTGCAATAGGAGAAGATCAAGGAGCAAATGTAATGGCTACAGCGTTATTTAAAAACTTAAATGTTAAAAGACTTATAAGTAGAGCCATTAACCCATTGCATGAAATGGTTTTAAAAGCCTTAGGTGTTGATGAAATTTTACACCCAGAGGAAGAAACTGCAGAACGATGGGCAAAAAAATTATGTTTAATAGGTGTTATAGATTCTTTTGAACTTAGTGAAGATTATAGTTTGGTAGAAGCAAATGTACCAACAATGTATGCAGGTAAAAAAATTAAAGATTTAGACTTTAGAAATAAATTTAATATTTTAATACTAACTACTATCAAAAAAACTGTAATTCAAGGTAACTTAGGAAAAACCGAAATTATTAATAAAGTGCAAGGTGTAGCTTCTGCTGAGCTTGTTTTAGAAGAAGATGATATTTTAGTACTTTACGGTTCTAATATGGATATTAAAAAGTTTTTAAACAATTACTAATTACCCATGTTTAACAAATTATTTTTTTAAGTATTGCTTTTAAAGCTATATTTGCTTATAACCATTCTAAATAAGAAATTGTGCTACATAAAAAGCCAAAAAGTATTTTTAACTACGACTTTGATTGGGATTCAATAAAAAAAGAATCTACAAAAGATAGTTGTTGTAAAAAATATAAAAAAAAAGGTGAAAAGAAATGCAAAAATTGTCCCAAAAAAAGGTAAAATAATCTTATTTTGGTATTTTTGAGAAAAAGATTGTTAAAAAATATAATGGCAAAAAAGTCTAAAAAATTTTTAAAAAGATTTCTAATCTGGAAATACCAACATATTTCCGATAAACAATTTGTTAGAATTGCTAGTGCCATAATAGGTTTATTAGCAGGCTTAGGTGCTGTAATTTTAAAAAATCTAACGCATTTTATTCAGCATTTGCTAGAGAGCGAATTTATTATAGATATTCACGTAGCTTTTTATTTTATTTTTCCGCTTTTTGGATTGTTTTTGGTTCGTATGATTAAGAGGTACGTTATTAAAAAAAAAGTGGGTCATGGTATTCCTTCTACCTTATTTACAATCTCAAAATTAAAAGGAATAATGCCTCGCCATCAAATGTGGTCGTCAATATTAACGGCGCCATTAACTGTTGGTTTTGGAGGTTCAGTAGGTTTGGAAGGGCCAACAGTTGCAACAGGTGCAGCCTTAGGTTCTAATTTTGCCCGTTTAATGCATGTAAACCAAACTACAAGAACATTGCTTATTGGTGCAGCCGCAGCAGGAGCTATGTCATCTATTTTTAAAGCGCCTATTGCAGCAATTGTTTTTGCCGTTGAAATTTTTAGTTTGGAGTTAACAATGGTTTCTATGATTCCGTTATTATTAGCTTCTATTACAGCTGTTTTAACCTCTTATTTCTTTTTTGGAGATGACGTATTACTTCACTTTAGTATTGAAGATAAATTTCATTTATATGATGTAATTTTTTATGTTTTACTAGGGGTTTCTTCAGCAGCAGTATCAATTTATTTTAGTAAAATTTATTTTAAAATAGGAGCTTTTTTTAGAGATTTTAAGGGAGCGCATAAACGCTTAATTTTTGGTGGAATAGCCTTGGGTATTATGGTTTTTTTAATTCCTCCTTTATTTGGTGAAGGATATTCAATTATTAATAATGTTTTAAAAGGAAATATAACTCCTATTGTTTCTAATAACATTTTTCAAATTGAACCTGATAATTTTTTAATAGTTATAGTGTTATTAATTGGCTTAGTTCTTTTTAAAGTAATTGCTACTTCGTTAACATTTGGTGCTGGTGGTGTAGGTGGTATTTTTGCACCTACTCTTTTTACAGGTAGTATTACAGGCTACGTATTTGCTTCAATTATTAATCATAGTAATATTTTCAGTCATCAATTATCTTCTTCTAATTTTGCAATGGTTGGTATGGCAGGTTTAATGGCAGGAATTCTTCAAGCTCCATTAACGGCTATTTTCTTAATTGCTGAACTTACGGGTGGTTATGAATTATTTGTACCATTAATGATTGTTTCTTCTATTTCATACTTAATTGCCAAACGCTATATTCCATATAATATTTACGCTTCAGAATTGGCTGAAAAAGGGCAG
This window encodes:
- the ccsA gene encoding cytochrome c biogenesis protein CcsA; this translates as MTWIDFPFYSSITGFLWVLGLIFLVVSYKKQTLIKIAHLLFLLGWAMLITFVVKLWIELDRPPMRTLGETRLWYATFLPLIGFITYIRWKYKWFLAYSILMAAMFLAINYLNPETYSKTLMPALQSPWFIPHVLVYLFSYAVLAASSIVAIKGWYDSYKGNFNIETLKLADNLVYIGFAFLTLGLLFGALWAKEAWGHYWTWDPKEVWAFLTWMGYLIYIHYRHFHNHKTKQALTILALAFVVLLVCWFGVNYLPVANTSVHTYTN
- a CDS encoding prolyl oligopeptidase family serine peptidase, with amino-acid sequence MQLKNYKKVSSFVLILLITTVQFAQQKTGNIVEYFGKEKVNEISEGKLLHVFKNGLSLKIQDFTFNSSSFPKEPVFDKFLMNPTLKVSENEVFDIDYLGNELKWEAISTDETNTFSNKDLKSSYVYLTYKSNSEKTVLFEASGHTMLLINGLPHEGDHYDFGWNLIPLKLKKGTNTFILKVGRFPRIRARLIEPQKPVQFTSRDLTMPDILVEETKDYKGAIRVINASNNWVENYTISSNLLGTQKESKVIAIPPMSVLKVPFSIASVSKETPLEQVDLQLELKDNKSQVISNQTVKLAIKTKHKHHKKTFISSIDGSVQYYSVAPSTDKNLEKQALFLSVHGASVEAVNQANAYEKKDWGNVIAPTNRRPFGFAWEDWGRLDALEVLADAKNIYQPDPSKIYLTGHSMGGHGTWYLGATYPDKFASIAPCAGYPDLLLYRDSFLKKTLELPQEELTKRGMTPEVVAKIKTPYIPTEVEKLMKRAGTPSRTLKLIRNYLHYGVYVLHGEKDNVVPTFIARDMRERLGKFHNDFTYYEYPDGTHWYGNHSLDWYKIFNFFKERTLKNPNEIKNLEFYTGSPGVSATSNFITIHQQKKPFEVSSFNFSKENSFKIDTDNVELLEVDLTKLSDTITNISVDGTTFNVNSNSKVFLTAKNNEWSIVNKPSLQEKGPHRNGGFKDAFRHNVVFVYATKGSTLENEWYYNKAKFDAETFWYRANGTIEVIKDTDFNPKKYTDRNIIIYGNKSNNAAWNKLLKNSPIQVEDNLVTIGTKKLTGNQWGLYFTVPRTDSDFASIGIVTATGTNGMKATYANNYLVNGTTFPDVLLFDNTVISNGDKAVKCAGFFGNDWSIDKGDFKWN
- a CDS encoding long-chain fatty acid--CoA ligase, which encodes MSYKHLSIEIKNNAQKYGAKNAIRYKDAISKKWIGISWESFENQIQQVSKALINYGIKEQEHIAIFSQNMPEWVISDLGIMSIRAVTVPIYATNSKKETEYIINDAEIPLIFVGDQEEYNKAYEISKTNKYLKLIVALTPTVKFKSTDNAVYFKDFTQQNFTEAVEIERQKREYELDLDDLASIIYTSGTTGEPKGVMLDHNNFSNSLKAHAYELVDVDDTDISLSFLPLSHVYERSWLFFCLHIGMEVYFNQDPKKIADVLKEVKPTVMCTVPRIFEKIFAAIQEKRKEASPTKMKLASWALGIGNTYHNKYRRFDKKIPLALKLKFKIADKLVLSKLRDVFGGRIKFMPSGGAPLAADLVSFFYSFGLNIKCGYGLTETTATVSLFGYKNYKFNSAGKPIKGTQIKIGENNEILVKGPGVMRGYYKKPKATAEVFTEDGWFKTGDAGKMDAEGNLTITDRIKDLMKTSGGKYIAPQKLETALINDSFIEQIAVIGDEQKYVTALAVPSFENLKKYALEHKITFKDIEDLISHNQIKDMIDKRVEELQKEFSVFEKIKKITLLPKEFSIEAGEITATLKLKRKVIQKKYKQLIDKMYKE
- the aspS gene encoding aspartate--tRNA ligase yields the protein MYRTHSNGELRLENVGQEVTLAGWVQKTRDKGFMIWVDLRDRYGITQLIFDADRTSKEMVEEAKTLGREFVIQVKGEVIERVSKNKNIPTGAIEILVKELTILNKSIVPPFTIEDETDGGDELRMQYRYLDIRRNPVKNNLIFRSKIAIETRKYLSDEGFIEVETPVLIKSTPEGARDFVVPSRMNEGQFYALPQSPQTFKQLLMVGGLDKYFQIVKCFRDEDLRADRQPEFTQIDCEMAFVEQEDILNTFEGLTRYLLKEVNGVEVDKFPRMTYEEAMKKYGNDKPDIRFGMEFGELNEVAQHKEFGVFNNAELVVGIAVPGAASYTRKEIDKLIEWVKRPQVGALGMVYAKYNEDGTFKSSVDKFYDQEDLAKWAEVTGAKPGDLICVLSGVADKVRTQLSALRMELAERLGLRKPNEFAPLWVVDFPLLEWDEETNRYHAMHHPFTSPKPEDLHLLDTDPGKVRANAYDMVLNGNEIGGGSIRIHDKNTQALMFDHLGFTPEQAKEQFGFLMNAFEYGAPPHGGLAFGLDRLVAILGGQETIRDFIAFPKNNSGRDIMIDAPSKIDDEQLKELCLKLDLK
- a CDS encoding TrkH family potassium uptake protein, with amino-acid sequence MLLYKVAFYLTLLGIFVLIFDFGFDQTISVQRVINALYLIILSIGILTTSIRYLTQRKTIQTKVWLFDFISILITVFVIYIHFFSQEAHRHITFLYNDNWIKLTIILTFIREFSEQNINYKRTLLNPAQLFIVSFLAIIFLGALLLMLPNATYSGISFINALFTSTSAVCVTGLIVVDTSSYFTQFGQTILLILIQAGGIGILTFASYFSYFFRGVSSYENQLILSDMTNSDKIGEVFNTLRRIIVITFTIEIIGALLIFFSLNSELFNGIVDQVFFAFFHAISAFCNAGFSTLQNGLYESSFRFNYLLQFLLILLLILGGLGFPILVNILKYSKYYLTRKIFGVKHWKKQYKPWVLSLNSRITLITAFSLLAFGTISFYITEYNNSLVEHHGIGKFITALFGSATPRTAGFNTVDMATLSLPTILVTMFLMWVGASPASTGGGIKTSTFAIATLNFISLAKGKSRIEIYRREISDSSVRRAFAIISLSLIVIGIGIIAILIFDPEISPLNVAFECFSAYSTVGLSLGITAALSDPSKLILITIMFIGRVSMLSILIAVFKKVKHKNYRYPTEEITIN
- a CDS encoding TrkA family potassium uptake protein; the protein is MKFLIVGLGNFGASLAEKLTNQGNEVIGIDSSMARVDALKEKISHTICMNATDEYTVSGLPLKDTDVVIVAIGEDQGANVMATALFKNLNVKRLISRAINPLHEMVLKALGVDEILHPEEETAERWAKKLCLIGVIDSFELSEDYSLVEANVPTMYAGKKIKDLDFRNKFNILILTTIKKTVIQGNLGKTEIINKVQGVASAELVLEEDDILVLYGSNMDIKKFLNNY
- a CDS encoding chloride channel protein; this translates as MAKKSKKFLKRFLIWKYQHISDKQFVRIASAIIGLLAGLGAVILKNLTHFIQHLLESEFIIDIHVAFYFIFPLFGLFLVRMIKRYVIKKKVGHGIPSTLFTISKLKGIMPRHQMWSSILTAPLTVGFGGSVGLEGPTVATGAALGSNFARLMHVNQTTRTLLIGAAAAGAMSSIFKAPIAAIVFAVEIFSLELTMVSMIPLLLASITAVLTSYFFFGDDVLLHFSIEDKFHLYDVIFYVLLGVSSAAVSIYFSKIYFKIGAFFRDFKGAHKRLIFGGIALGIMVFLIPPLFGEGYSIINNVLKGNITPIVSNNIFQIEPDNFLIVIVLLIGLVLFKVIATSLTFGAGGVGGIFAPTLFTGSITGYVFASIINHSNIFSHQLSSSNFAMVGMAGLMAGILQAPLTAIFLIAELTGGYELFVPLMIVSSISYLIAKRYIPYNIYASELAEKGQLLTHDKDKNVLMLMDIDKVIETNFIVLKPQMTLGEIVNNAVAKSSRNHFPVVSSENEFLGVITLDDIRSIMFNTKLYGKERVLDLMHSVPDIINYETDSMEVIMNKFKTTVAWNLPVIKNGKYYGFISKSRLLTAYRRKLINVTT